In the genome of Nocardioides seonyuensis, one region contains:
- a CDS encoding DNA polymerase III subunit alpha has product MSPDPFVHLHVASGYSRQFGASHPHVLVERAVEHEMDTLALTDRDGTYGAVKFVNACRSAGVRPVLGVDLAVGAGRATFLAVGRAGWAAVCRMVSAAHLAGERGRPVAGLDLLAPHLSGGHVVVLLGPASDLGMAATRRRDDLGAAVIESWCEVVPRENLVVELVSHRLRAGRGGAATWGPGTSHHAARMAAMAHRAGLTSVLTNAVRYADRLDAPVVDVLDAARRLVPLGSASLRDIGPDGSRGNAEGFLKSGKEMHEVAEEVCRLAGMGDSETEARRLLARTRAVADRCALDPRADLGIGEIHFPEFDAGARGADVELRRRCEAAIGGRYGNAPRQRIWKRLDDELEIIKTLGYASYFLTVADVTDMIGAMGIRRAARGSGAGSLVNYLLGVSGVDPIRHNLIMERFLSPLRASLPDIDIDVESARREEVYRAILEKFGGERCVCVSMMDTYRVRHAVRDVGAALGMPPGEIDAIAKAFPHIRARDARLALRDLPELRASGLTGSWGGPGGLDLFFGLVERLDGLPRHIAMHPCGVLLSDATLLDRTPVEASYSGFPMSQFDKDDVEELGLLKLDVLGIRMQSAMAHAVAEVARVDGVEIDLDDEVQVPFDDVPTYSMISEAKTLGVFQIESPGQRELVGKSGIESFEDIITDISLFRPGPVKSDMITPYLEAKQGWKIARYFHDDLRPILESTRGVVVFHEQVIEIIARFARVSYAEADEKRRALGDTEGMAETKVWFHARALSHGYDLPLVERLWKVLESFASFGFCKAHAAAFALPTYQSAWLKAHWPAHFLAGVLTHDPGMYPKRLILDDARQFGVGVLGLDVNASEASYCVERSEQHPAGHAIRISLADVKGISEAEVARIVTARETPYVSLSDFFHRARVSRPVLERLVLAGGFDSVYDIDAGDATVQRRGRLTRRDLLLQAAELDRHARVLDRTSRGRGLAARRTLRPAAVRAAGAAELNSSDPAVRAAAQSRAAQPVRPADSVQLTLSLGDEPGGQGERATGLPEMSRHERMRAELEILGLDVSQHAVTPYAEFLDALGATSSRDLLRRRSRSELLVAGVKVATQTPPVRSGRRVVFLTLDDGTGPVDATFFEDAQAPCAATVFGSWLLLVRGELRRTGRRGVSLRATGAWELPRLHALWLQGRDSDEGIDLVRAELARLDRPVRTDDPADTSPQQRRVLVHSSGFQMSPYADIRPAGDSVKDVARKLWHRSPGSPG; this is encoded by the coding sequence GTGTCGCCTGATCCGTTCGTCCATCTCCACGTGGCGTCGGGCTACTCCCGACAGTTCGGCGCCTCTCATCCCCACGTCCTGGTGGAGCGGGCCGTCGAGCACGAGATGGACACCCTCGCCCTCACCGATCGCGACGGCACCTACGGGGCGGTCAAGTTCGTCAACGCCTGCCGCTCGGCAGGTGTCCGCCCGGTGCTCGGGGTCGACCTGGCGGTCGGGGCAGGGCGGGCGACCTTCCTTGCGGTCGGTCGGGCCGGCTGGGCTGCGGTGTGCCGGATGGTCTCCGCTGCCCACCTCGCCGGTGAGCGGGGCCGTCCCGTGGCCGGCCTCGACCTGCTCGCGCCCCACCTGTCCGGCGGGCACGTGGTCGTCCTGCTGGGGCCGGCCTCCGACCTGGGCATGGCGGCGACCCGACGGCGTGACGACCTCGGCGCGGCCGTGATCGAGTCGTGGTGCGAGGTCGTCCCTCGGGAGAACCTCGTCGTCGAGCTGGTCTCCCACCGGCTCAGGGCCGGCCGGGGCGGTGCGGCGACCTGGGGTCCCGGCACGTCCCACCATGCTGCCCGGATGGCCGCGATGGCCCACCGGGCCGGCTTGACGAGCGTGCTCACCAACGCGGTGCGATACGCCGACCGCCTGGACGCGCCCGTCGTCGACGTGCTCGACGCCGCCCGTCGGCTCGTGCCGTTGGGGTCGGCCAGCCTGCGTGACATCGGCCCGGACGGCTCCCGCGGCAACGCCGAGGGGTTCCTGAAGTCCGGCAAGGAGATGCACGAGGTCGCCGAGGAGGTCTGCCGGCTGGCCGGCATGGGTGACAGCGAGACCGAGGCGCGCCGTTTGCTGGCCCGCACCCGGGCCGTCGCCGACCGTTGCGCCCTCGACCCGCGGGCCGACCTGGGCATCGGCGAGATCCACTTCCCCGAGTTCGACGCCGGAGCCCGAGGAGCCGATGTCGAGCTCCGCCGTCGGTGCGAGGCCGCGATCGGAGGCCGCTACGGCAACGCGCCGCGCCAGCGGATCTGGAAACGGCTCGACGACGAGCTGGAGATCATCAAGACACTGGGCTACGCCTCCTACTTCCTCACCGTCGCCGACGTCACCGACATGATCGGTGCGATGGGCATCCGCCGGGCGGCTCGCGGCTCGGGTGCCGGGAGCCTGGTCAACTACCTGCTCGGGGTCTCCGGTGTCGACCCGATCCGCCACAACCTGATCATGGAGCGGTTCCTCTCGCCGCTGCGTGCCTCGTTGCCCGACATCGACATCGACGTCGAGTCGGCGCGCCGTGAAGAGGTCTACCGCGCGATCCTCGAGAAGTTCGGGGGAGAGCGCTGCGTCTGCGTCTCGATGATGGACACCTACCGGGTCCGCCACGCCGTGCGCGATGTCGGGGCTGCCCTCGGCATGCCGCCGGGTGAGATCGACGCCATCGCCAAGGCCTTCCCCCACATCCGCGCCCGCGATGCCCGGCTGGCGCTGCGCGACCTGCCGGAGCTGCGGGCCAGCGGTCTGACCGGGTCCTGGGGAGGGCCGGGCGGCCTCGACCTCTTCTTCGGCCTGGTCGAGCGGCTCGACGGGCTGCCCCGACACATCGCCATGCACCCGTGCGGAGTGCTCCTCTCCGATGCCACCCTGCTCGACCGGACCCCGGTGGAGGCCTCCTACTCGGGCTTCCCGATGAGCCAGTTCGACAAGGACGACGTCGAGGAGCTCGGCCTGCTCAAGCTCGACGTGCTCGGCATCCGGATGCAGTCGGCGATGGCCCACGCGGTCGCCGAGGTGGCACGGGTCGACGGCGTCGAGATCGACCTCGACGACGAGGTGCAGGTCCCCTTCGACGACGTGCCGACCTACTCGATGATCAGCGAGGCCAAGACCCTGGGCGTCTTCCAGATCGAGTCACCGGGTCAGCGCGAGCTCGTCGGCAAGTCCGGCATCGAGAGCTTCGAGGACATCATCACCGACATCTCGCTGTTCCGTCCCGGCCCGGTCAAGAGCGACATGATCACCCCCTACCTCGAGGCCAAGCAGGGATGGAAGATCGCCCGCTACTTCCACGACGACCTGCGCCCGATCCTGGAGTCGACCCGAGGTGTGGTGGTCTTCCACGAGCAGGTGATCGAGATCATCGCCAGGTTCGCGCGGGTCTCCTACGCCGAGGCCGACGAGAAGCGTCGCGCCCTCGGAGACACCGAGGGGATGGCCGAGACCAAGGTGTGGTTCCACGCGCGGGCGCTCTCGCACGGCTACGACCTCCCACTTGTCGAGAGGCTGTGGAAGGTGCTGGAGTCCTTCGCCTCCTTCGGCTTCTGCAAGGCGCACGCGGCGGCCTTCGCGCTGCCCACCTACCAGTCGGCCTGGCTCAAGGCCCACTGGCCGGCCCACTTCCTGGCGGGGGTGCTCACCCACGACCCCGGCATGTATCCCAAACGACTGATCCTCGACGACGCCCGCCAGTTCGGGGTGGGTGTGCTCGGTCTCGACGTCAACGCCAGTGAGGCGTCCTACTGCGTCGAGCGCAGTGAGCAGCACCCTGCCGGCCACGCGATCCGGATCTCGCTCGCCGACGTCAAGGGCATCAGCGAGGCCGAGGTCGCCCGCATCGTCACCGCGCGGGAGACGCCCTACGTCTCGTTGTCGGACTTCTTCCACCGGGCCCGGGTCTCGCGCCCGGTCCTCGAGCGGCTGGTGCTGGCCGGCGGCTTCGACTCGGTCTACGACATCGACGCCGGCGATGCCACGGTCCAGCGTCGTGGTCGGCTCACTCGCCGTGACCTGCTGCTGCAGGCCGCCGAGCTCGACCGGCATGCCCGGGTGCTCGACCGCACCTCCCGTGGTCGGGGCCTTGCGGCGCGCCGGACGCTGCGACCCGCCGCCGTGCGGGCCGCGGGCGCAGCAGAGCTCAACAGCTCCGACCCCGCGGTCCGGGCGGCCGCCCAGTCCCGTGCGGCCCAGCCGGTCCGACCGGCCGACTCGGTCCAGCTGACCCTGAGCCTGGGTGACGAGCCGGGTGGGCAGGGGGAGCGCGCCACCGGCCTGCCCGAGATGAGCCGCCACGAACGGATGCGGGCCGAGCTGGAGATCCTCGGTCTCGACGTCAGCCAGCACGCGGTGACTCCCTACGCCGAGTTCCTCGACGCACTGGGCGCGACCTCCAGCCGCGACCTGCTCCGTCGTCGCAGTCGCTCCGAGCTGCTGGTGGCAGGGGTCAAGGTCGCCACCCAGACTCCGCCGGTCCGCTCGGGTCGGCGGGTGGTCTTCCTGACGCTGGACGACGGCACCGGGCCGGTGGACGCGACCTTCTTCGAGGACGCCCAGGCTCCCTGCGCCGCCACGGTCTTCGGCTCGTGGCTGCTGCTCGTGCGGGGCGAGCTCCGGCGCACCGGTCGCCGTGGCGTCTCGCTGCGTGCCACCGGCGCCTGGGAGCTGCCACGACTGCACGCGCTGTGGTTGCAGGGCCGCGACAGCGACGAGGGGATCGACCTGGTGCGCGCCGAGCTGGCCCGCCTCGACCGGCCGGTCAGGACGGATGACCCGGCCGACACAAGCCCCCAGCAACGACGCGTGCTCGTGCACAGCAGCGGGTTCCAGATGTCCCCCTATGCCGACATCAGACCGGCTGGCGACTCGGTGAAGGACGTCGCCCGCAAGCTGTGGCACCGCAGCCCCGGGAGCCCGGGGTGA
- a CDS encoding SAV_6107 family HEPN domain-containing protein, whose product MSPHLLPATTHSYLERSAASLHEAVTARDVPTRYACAHVAALQAAAALLAARARPAPRARRQKNAWVLLAEVAPELTEWARFFAAGAAKRAAAEAGSTRAVTEREADDLVRDSDRFLAVVEQSLGLVPHVRAGGRAAVPHASEHSGVA is encoded by the coding sequence ATGTCTCCCCACCTCCTGCCCGCGACCACCCACTCCTACCTCGAGCGCTCGGCCGCCTCCCTCCACGAGGCGGTCACCGCGCGCGACGTCCCGACCCGCTACGCCTGCGCCCACGTCGCGGCGTTGCAGGCTGCGGCCGCCCTGCTGGCGGCACGGGCTCGCCCGGCGCCACGGGCCCGCCGCCAGAAGAACGCCTGGGTCCTGCTGGCCGAGGTGGCCCCCGAGCTCACCGAGTGGGCACGCTTCTTCGCCGCCGGCGCTGCCAAGCGGGCAGCCGCCGAGGCGGGCTCGACCCGAGCCGTGACCGAGCGCGAGGCCGACGACCTGGTGCGCGACTCCGACCGGTTCCTGGCCGTGGTGGAGCAGTCGTTGGGGCTGGTGCCCCACGTCCGTGCAGGCGGTCGGGCAGCGGTGCCCCACGCGAGCGAGCACAGCGGTGTCGCCTGA
- a CDS encoding DUF6504 family protein — translation MRQYDDPVEVRRGETEGPDQFLWRGRLWKVRAVLAHWVETGPWWQSAGVRAVVGSDEATSPAETRPDQTPPTQAHTDMLVERELWRVAAGRGVDNDGVFDLSFSWTDGRWQLVGCVD, via the coding sequence ATGAGGCAGTACGACGACCCCGTCGAGGTGCGACGCGGCGAGACCGAGGGGCCCGACCAGTTCCTGTGGCGCGGCCGGCTGTGGAAGGTGCGCGCGGTGCTGGCGCACTGGGTCGAGACCGGCCCCTGGTGGCAGTCCGCCGGAGTGCGGGCGGTGGTGGGCTCCGACGAGGCGACGTCGCCTGCCGAGACCCGTCCAGACCAGACCCCTCCCACCCAGGCCCACACCGACATGCTGGTCGAGCGCGAGCTGTGGCGGGTCGCGGCAGGCCGTGGCGTCGACAACGACGGAGTCTTCGACCTCTCCTTCAGCTGGACCGACGGGCGCTGGCAGCTCGTCGGCTGCGTCGACTGA
- a CDS encoding YbaK/EbsC family protein, with translation MSSEHPAITSFRDELVRRGGTGEVVILPDSAHTAALAAAALGCEVGAIANSLLFDAGGHPVLILTSGAHRVDTATAAARVGVERLDRASPDFVRRHTGQVIGGVSPFDHPAPVPTWIDPWLRRHETIWAAAGHPAAVFSTTFDELLAMTGGTVAEVA, from the coding sequence ATGTCGAGTGAGCACCCAGCGATCACCTCGTTCAGAGATGAGCTCGTCCGGCGCGGCGGCACCGGTGAGGTAGTCATCCTGCCGGACAGCGCCCACACTGCCGCACTCGCCGCCGCCGCGCTCGGCTGCGAGGTGGGCGCCATCGCCAACAGCCTCCTGTTCGACGCCGGCGGCCACCCGGTCCTGATCCTCACCTCCGGCGCCCACCGGGTCGACACCGCCACAGCGGCCGCCCGGGTGGGCGTCGAGCGCCTCGACCGCGCCAGCCCCGACTTCGTACGACGCCACACCGGACAGGTCATCGGCGGCGTCTCGCCGTTCGACCACCCGGCCCCTGTCCCGACCTGGATCGACCCCTGGCTGCGCCGGCACGAGACGATCTGGGCAGCTGCGGGCCACCCCGCCGCGGTGTTCTCCACGACGTTCGACGAGCTCCTCGCGATGACCGGTGGCACCGTGGCCGAGGTGGCCTGA
- a CDS encoding DUF4126 domain-containing protein has protein sequence MDSLALTFSTGWASGINAYLVVLVMGLADRFGTFSDIPDVLARWDVLAAAGFLYAMEFIADKIPYIDSTWDAISTAIRPTAGTVIGVLLAGDASSLDQAVLGAVGGGTALLSHLVKAGGRLAINSSPEPVTNVAASLTEDFAVLGVVWFALEHPEAAAALAGVLLALGLVMLLLVARLVRRGWRRWKKKDPIHQAA, from the coding sequence GTGGACTCCCTGGCACTGACCTTCTCCACCGGCTGGGCCAGCGGCATCAACGCCTACCTGGTGGTGCTCGTGATGGGGCTGGCCGACCGGTTCGGCACGTTCAGCGACATCCCCGACGTCCTCGCACGGTGGGACGTCCTGGCCGCTGCCGGGTTCCTCTACGCCATGGAGTTCATCGCCGACAAGATCCCCTACATCGACTCCACCTGGGACGCGATCTCCACCGCGATCCGTCCCACGGCAGGCACGGTGATCGGCGTGCTGCTCGCCGGTGACGCCTCCTCGCTCGACCAGGCGGTGCTGGGGGCCGTGGGCGGAGGCACCGCGCTGCTCTCCCACCTGGTCAAGGCCGGCGGCCGACTCGCCATCAACTCCTCCCCCGAGCCCGTCACCAACGTCGCTGCCAGCCTCACCGAGGACTTCGCGGTCCTCGGTGTCGTCTGGTTCGCCCTGGAGCACCCGGAGGCGGCCGCTGCCCTGGCCGGCGTCCTGCTCGCCCTGGGGCTCGTCATGCTCCTGCTGGTCGCCCGCCTGGTCCGCCGCGGCTGGCGGCGCTGGAAGAAGAAGGACCCCATCCACCAGGCGGCCTAG
- a CDS encoding phytoene desaturase family protein, which produces MSDVVVVGGGFGGMSSAARLAKLGHDVTLVERSHVLGGALGSESSQGFTWDAGPSTTLLPAVVRDLFRKSGRPLERELDLQPLDLVREHRFADGSSLALPGGSRAAQLAAVESLGAGLGRQWVDHVASYGDVWELLRREWFERPWNPDLAPKELTSLLASRESLHKRLRRSFKDERLRLVGGHAAVADGHDLRNVPAWLGITSYLEQRFGTWTVPGGIAALGGAMAERLVLRGVRVLTSTTAVDLVVRSGRVVAVHTTTGEIPADLVVVAIDPRRLPSLAPYVERTMPAIPPVVCHLGLEGDLPDLPHEVVIHGDPLLVVRTGGKAPAGAAAWTLHGRGRLAEDIVVALARGGIDVRKQVVARVDRSPRDLVEQWGGSPHGVQWRGPRTARERLGPRTPVDGVLTAGASATTGPGLPFVGLSAALVAEVVGRAERG; this is translated from the coding sequence GTGTCGGACGTGGTGGTGGTCGGTGGCGGCTTCGGTGGCATGTCGAGCGCCGCGAGGCTGGCCAAGCTCGGCCACGACGTCACCCTCGTCGAGCGCTCCCACGTGCTCGGCGGCGCACTGGGCTCGGAGTCCAGCCAGGGCTTCACGTGGGATGCCGGCCCGTCCACCACACTGCTGCCGGCCGTGGTCCGCGACCTCTTCCGCAAGTCCGGCCGCCCGCTCGAGCGCGAGCTCGACCTGCAGCCGCTGGACCTCGTGCGGGAGCACCGCTTCGCCGACGGCTCCTCGCTGGCCCTCCCGGGCGGCTCGCGGGCAGCCCAGCTGGCCGCGGTCGAGAGCCTCGGTGCCGGACTGGGGCGGCAGTGGGTCGACCACGTGGCGTCGTACGGCGACGTGTGGGAGCTGCTGCGACGCGAGTGGTTCGAGCGGCCGTGGAACCCCGACCTGGCGCCCAAGGAGCTGACCTCGCTGCTGGCCTCGCGCGAGTCGCTCCACAAGAGGCTGCGACGCAGCTTCAAGGACGAGCGGCTCAGGCTGGTCGGTGGGCACGCGGCCGTCGCCGACGGGCACGACCTGCGCAACGTCCCGGCCTGGCTGGGCATCACCTCCTACCTCGAGCAGCGCTTCGGCACCTGGACCGTCCCCGGTGGCATCGCCGCCCTCGGCGGCGCCATGGCCGAGCGGCTCGTGCTGCGTGGGGTCCGCGTGCTCACCAGCACCACCGCGGTCGACCTGGTCGTGCGCAGCGGACGGGTCGTCGCCGTCCACACCACGACCGGCGAGATCCCCGCCGACCTCGTGGTCGTGGCGATCGACCCGCGTCGACTGCCCTCGCTGGCGCCGTACGTCGAGCGGACGATGCCGGCGATCCCTCCGGTCGTGTGCCACCTGGGACTCGAGGGCGACCTGCCCGACCTCCCGCACGAGGTGGTGATCCACGGCGACCCGCTCCTGGTCGTGCGGACCGGCGGCAAGGCTCCCGCGGGCGCTGCCGCCTGGACACTCCACGGACGCGGCCGACTGGCCGAGGACATCGTCGTCGCGCTGGCCCGTGGCGGGATCGACGTACGCAAGCAGGTCGTCGCACGGGTCGACAGGTCGCCGCGAGACCTCGTCGAGCAGTGGGGCGGGTCGCCCCACGGCGTCCAGTGGCGCGGGCCGCGAACCGCGCGTGAGCGACTGGGTCCCCGCACACCTGTCGACGGGGTCCTCACCGCCGGCGCGTCGGCCACGACCGGACCGGGACTGCCCTTCGTCGGTCTCAGCGCCGCCCTCGTCGCCGAGGTGGTCGGCCGGGCTGAGCGCGGCTAG
- a CDS encoding SIMPL domain-containing protein gives MRTVTVTGSGISHVAPDVAVLRVVAVQRGEGVAQAYEAMSASAASLVEIAVRHTDPSRISSTGVSVFPTHDHEGARSGYEARHSYAIMCDDLAVAGDLLTDLAQKIGDALGVDSVGLEVTDGASAAAEAREAAFSDARERAMSLARMAGLGLGQVESIVETTAQGDSIPRVASKLAMSRDAVGLEPGETAVSCSVTVVWTLN, from the coding sequence ATGCGCACCGTCACCGTCACCGGATCCGGCATCAGCCACGTCGCCCCGGACGTCGCCGTCCTCCGCGTCGTCGCCGTCCAGCGGGGGGAGGGAGTCGCCCAGGCCTACGAGGCGATGAGCGCCTCGGCTGCCTCGCTCGTCGAGATCGCCGTCCGCCACACCGATCCCTCCCGCATCTCCTCGACGGGGGTCTCGGTCTTCCCGACCCACGACCACGAGGGCGCCCGCAGCGGCTACGAGGCCCGCCACTCCTACGCGATCATGTGCGACGACCTGGCCGTCGCGGGCGACCTGCTCACCGACCTCGCGCAGAAGATCGGCGACGCGCTGGGGGTCGACAGCGTCGGGCTGGAGGTGACCGACGGTGCCTCCGCTGCCGCGGAGGCGCGCGAGGCAGCCTTCAGCGACGCCCGCGAGCGGGCGATGAGCCTGGCCCGCATGGCCGGGCTCGGACTGGGACAGGTGGAGTCGATCGTCGAGACGACCGCACAGGGCGACTCGATCCCGCGCGTGGCCTCCAAGCTGGCCATGTCTCGCGACGCCGTCGGACTCGAGCCCGGCGAGACGGCGGTGTCCTGCTCGGTCACCGTCGTCTGGACCCTCAACTAG
- the metF gene encoding methylenetetrahydrofolate reductase [NAD(P)H] codes for MTQDPGRSMRDLIEGGDRSFSFEFFPPKDEAGEEQLWRAITELEPYRPTFVSVTYGAGGSSRDTTVRIVERIARETSMLPVAHLTCVGHTTDELAAILRDLSDAGVRHVMALRGDPPGGPGSPWTPTEGGLDHADALVAFIKRTIDARVGVAAFPEGHVDAPSLEADAQVLKAKQDAGAEFAVTEMVLRASDYAALVERARAIGVDIPIIPGIMPILSLRSMQRMAELSRRDLPAEVVERLTPHADDAAALRAEGIAIATELCEQLLGDGAPGLHFYTLNFSRATREIFTGLQITV; via the coding sequence ATGACGCAGGACCCGGGACGCAGCATGCGCGACCTCATCGAGGGCGGTGACAGGTCCTTCTCCTTCGAGTTCTTCCCACCGAAGGACGAGGCAGGGGAGGAGCAGCTGTGGCGCGCCATCACCGAGCTCGAGCCCTACCGGCCGACGTTCGTCTCGGTGACCTACGGCGCGGGCGGCTCCTCCCGTGACACGACCGTGCGCATCGTCGAGCGGATCGCACGCGAGACGTCGATGCTGCCCGTCGCGCACCTGACCTGCGTCGGTCACACCACCGACGAGCTCGCCGCGATCCTGCGCGACCTCTCCGACGCCGGCGTCAGGCACGTGATGGCGCTGCGTGGCGACCCGCCCGGCGGGCCCGGCTCGCCGTGGACGCCCACGGAGGGCGGTCTCGACCACGCCGACGCGCTCGTGGCGTTCATCAAGCGCACCATCGACGCCAGGGTCGGCGTCGCAGCCTTTCCCGAGGGTCACGTCGACGCGCCCTCGCTCGAGGCCGACGCACAGGTGCTCAAGGCCAAGCAGGACGCCGGGGCGGAGTTCGCCGTCACCGAGATGGTGCTGCGTGCCTCCGACTACGCCGCCCTCGTGGAGCGGGCCCGCGCCATCGGCGTGGACATCCCGATCATTCCCGGCATCATGCCGATCCTGAGCCTCCGCTCGATGCAGCGCATGGCCGAGCTGTCGCGGCGCGACCTGCCCGCCGAGGTGGTGGAGAGGCTGACGCCCCACGCCGACGACGCCGCCGCCCTCCGCGCCGAGGGCATCGCGATCGCCACCGAGCTCTGCGAGCAGCTTCTCGGGGATGGCGCCCCGGGCCTCCACTTCTACACGCTGAACTTCTCGCGCGCGACGCGAGAAATCTTCACCGGTCTCCAGATCACCGTCTGA
- a CDS encoding polyprenyl synthetase family protein, giving the protein MSASWDPDTFRVGVQGVLDDFLDHQATLLAPLGPDATRLLAEARTSVTGGKRFRAAFCHWGHRAVAPANDHPESLARACASLELLHASALVHDDYMDASDTRRGRPSTHRTFEAEHRAAGWRGDPEQYGAAAAILLGDLLLGWAEEMLRGSGFPPERVLDGQRVFDLCRNEVIAGQFLDVSVQARGRADVDTAMTVLRYKSAKYSIERPLHVGAALAGATADQLDLLSRFGLPLGEAFQLRDDLLGVFGDPDTTGKPAGDDLVEGKRTVLVALALDGASPAEAERLDAALGTDLSRADVDELRTVIDGSGARQRVESMITDLAEQAVTALGAADVDPQARGALTELAAAATQRTV; this is encoded by the coding sequence GTGAGCGCATCCTGGGATCCCGACACCTTCCGCGTCGGGGTGCAGGGCGTGCTCGACGACTTCCTCGACCACCAGGCCACCCTCCTGGCGCCCCTGGGTCCCGATGCCACCCGGCTGCTCGCCGAGGCCCGCACCTCGGTCACGGGCGGCAAGCGGTTCCGCGCCGCCTTCTGCCACTGGGGGCACCGGGCGGTCGCGCCGGCCAACGACCACCCCGAGTCCCTGGCTCGAGCCTGCGCCTCGCTCGAGCTGCTCCATGCCAGCGCGCTGGTCCACGACGACTACATGGACGCCTCCGACACCAGGCGCGGCCGCCCCTCGACGCACCGCACCTTCGAGGCCGAGCACCGTGCGGCGGGCTGGCGGGGCGACCCCGAGCAGTACGGCGCCGCCGCGGCGATCCTGCTCGGCGACCTGCTGCTGGGATGGGCCGAGGAGATGCTCCGCGGCAGCGGCTTCCCGCCCGAGCGCGTCCTGGACGGACAGCGGGTCTTCGACCTGTGCCGCAACGAGGTGATCGCCGGCCAGTTCCTCGACGTGTCGGTGCAGGCACGGGGGCGTGCCGACGTCGACACGGCCATGACCGTGCTGCGCTACAAGTCGGCGAAGTACTCCATCGAGCGTCCCCTCCACGTGGGGGCCGCGCTCGCCGGAGCCACGGCTGACCAGCTCGACCTGCTCTCCCGGTTCGGGTTGCCGCTCGGTGAGGCGTTCCAGCTCCGAGACGACCTCCTCGGGGTCTTCGGCGACCCCGACACGACGGGCAAGCCTGCGGGCGACGACCTGGTCGAGGGCAAGCGGACCGTGCTCGTGGCGCTCGCGCTCGACGGTGCCTCGCCCGCCGAGGCGGAGCGGCTCGACGCAGCCCTCGGCACCGACCTGAGCCGTGCCGACGTCGACGAGCTGCGGACCGTCATCGATGGTTCCGGGGCGCGCCAGCGCGTGGAGTCGATGATCACCGACCTCGCGGAGCAGGCGGTCACCGCACTCGGCGCCGCCGATGTCGACCCCCAGGCCCGTGGGGCGCTCACCGAGCTGGCGGCGGCAGCGACCCAGCGGACAGTCTGA
- a CDS encoding barstar family protein, with the protein MSGLAAVLAGHEPPGVYLWRSALEPAAVREAVENADWVLGHVDGWVSDGTSAAFLADVGRALHFPEHYGQNFDALADCLRDIGAGRAGVVLLWDGWATLARHDERAFGIALDVLAERAGSDREVPFTVLLRGDGPAVPGLRTLD; encoded by the coding sequence GTGAGCGGCCTGGCAGCGGTCCTGGCCGGGCACGAGCCCCCCGGGGTCTACCTCTGGCGCAGCGCGCTCGAGCCCGCCGCCGTGCGTGAGGCCGTCGAGAACGCCGACTGGGTGCTCGGCCACGTCGACGGGTGGGTCTCCGACGGCACGAGTGCGGCGTTCCTGGCGGACGTGGGCCGAGCGTTGCACTTCCCCGAGCACTACGGCCAGAACTTCGACGCCCTGGCCGACTGCCTGCGTGACATCGGCGCCGGCCGCGCGGGCGTCGTACTTCTGTGGGACGGGTGGGCCACCCTCGCCCGCCATGACGAGCGCGCGTTCGGCATCGCTCTCGACGTGCTGGCCGAGCGGGCCGGAAGCGACCGGGAGGTGCCGTTCACCGTGCTGCTGCGCGGCGACGGGCCGGCGGTGCCCGGGCTCCGCACCCTGGACTAG